In one window of Oryza sativa Japonica Group chromosome 9, ASM3414082v1 DNA:
- the LOC4347030 gene encoding uncharacterized protein translates to MAMEAGAPRGAAATTSGGGGGAPEAGAELGSSGAPVTWGRVWRAGQEAAAHALLLCFTALLALKLDGLFRGSWWVLFTPLWLFHAVIARCRFSLPAPSSPQSCQMASCHSIVATPLLVAFELLLCVYLEGHDEPFIDLKLVFLPLLALEIITLVDNFRMCGALMPGHGETMTDEAIWERLPHFWVAISMVFLLAATSLMLLKLCGDAVTLGWWDLFINFGISQCFGFLVCTRWSNPMDIGGPILIIPIVIFQVLLCMRLEGTPSNAKFFPLRAVFLPILLLQVTTVSFAIWIFFERLVTKLRAKKITDGYISFSSKIDELFMMMQHGSRLIAWWSIDEDSKEEQAHLCYANNSGYSTFCSYPPEMVKEMPKKVLVKEVQRLQLALGEQTKMAKLSQQQCDKLKNEQILCRICFERDICIVLLPCRHYVLCEACSDKCRSCPICRVSIENKLPVCDAMSSADSISDTV, encoded by the exons ATGGCAATGGAAGCCGGAGCACCgcggggagccgccgccaccaccagcggcggtggcgggggcgcGCCGGAGGCGGGGGCGGAGCTGGGGAGCAGTGGCGCGCCGGTGACGTGGGGGCGGGTGTGGAGGgcggggcaggaggcggcggcgcacgcgctGCTGCTCTGCTTCACCGCGCTCCTCGCCCTCAAGCTCGACGGCCTCTTCCGCGGCTCGTGGTG GGTGCTATTCACCCCTCTATGGTTGTTCCATGCTGTTATTGCTCGATGTAGATTTTCGTTACCTGCTCCTTCATCACCACAAAGTTGTCAG ATGGCTTCCTGCCATTCCATTGTTGCCACACCATTGCTAGTTGCTTTTGAGCTGCTTCTATGTGTTTATCTGGAAG GTCATGATGAACCTTTTATTGATTTAAAGCTTGTATTCCTTCCACTATTAGCTTTGGAAATCATTACACTTGTTGACAATTTCAG GATGTGTGGTGCACTAATGCCTGGACATGGAGAGACTATGACAGATGAAGCAATTTGGGAGAGGCTTCCT CACTTCTGGGTTGCCATTTCCATGGTATTTCTACTAGCGGCTACTTCACTCATGCTTCTTAAGTTGTGTG GAGATGCAGTTACTCTGGGGTGGTGGGATTTATTCATTAATTTTGG GATTTCGCAGTGCTTTGGCTTTCTTGTCTGCACGAGATGGTCTAATCCAATG GACATTGGTGGCCCTATATTAATAATTCCTATTGTAATTTTTCAAGTTCTTCTGTGTATGCGCCTAGAG GGCACTCCATCTAACGCAAAATTTTTCCCACTCCGAGCTGTTTTCTTACCTATACTTTTGCTTCAAGTGACTACTGTATCGTTTGCTATTTGGATATTCTTTGAAAGGCTTGTTACAAAATTACGAGCTAAAAAGATCACTGACGGATATATTTCTTTCTCATCAAAGATTGATGAATTGTTTATGATGATGCAACATGGTTCAAG GCTCATCGCTTGGTGGTCTATTGATGAAGATAGCAAAGAGGAGCAAGCTCATTTATGCTATGCAAATAATTCTGG GTATAGTACCTTTTGCAGCTATCCACCAGAGATGGTAAAAGAGATGCCGAAGAAAGTTCTTGTCAAAGAG GTACAGAGACTTCAATTAGCTTTGGGGGAGCAAACCAAAATGGCTAAGCTTAGTCAACAGCAGTGTGATAAGCTAAAAAAT GAACAGATCCTATGTCGGATATGCTTTGAGAGAGACATTTGCATAGTTCTGCTTCCATGCCGCCATTATGTTCTTTGCGA AGCGTGCTCTGATAAGTGCCGGTCATGCCCAATTTGTCGAGTGAGTATTGAGAACAAGCTACCTGTTTGTGATGCTATGAGTTCAGCTGATTCAATAAGTGATACAGTCTAG